The DNA sequence TTATATTTCGCTTCCGCATCGGCATGCTGCGCTACAACAAACCCAATGAGTTAGTATGCCTTGGCATACCACTTTCTCCGTCATCACCCTGATTTATCTAAGAAACATAAAAAACTTTCCATGCCGCGCTGATTTTGGCTGATTTTGTGCATGTATCACAGAATTTGATTGACGTGATAAAGCAATAAAAAAAGGATGTTTTTCACATAAAGATTTGGTGAGAAGATGAATAAACTGTTCCAACCCGATTTAGTTAAAATCGTCGAGAAATTCGATGATAAAAACGATTGCTTGAACTACTTGACGATGCAGCTCGCGGATAGCGGATGCCTGAGCTTTCCGGATCGGTTTTTAGCTGCGGTCAAGGGGCGCGAGGAGATCATGAGCACCGGCATCGGTCGTGGGGTCGCGATTCCGCACGCGCGGGATTTGACGGTTTCGTGTCTGAATATCGCCGTGTGCATGATCCGTGAACCGTTGGATTTTCAAGCGGTGGACAATCTGCCTGTGCAGCTTGTATTTATGATCGCCGTGCCGCAAAGTTCGAACAAGGAGTATATGAAGATTCTCCGCTCGCTGTCTGAATTTCTGAGACAGGACGAGAATAGGAACAAACTGTTAACCGCAATCACCGAAATGGAGCTGTTTGAATATGTTCATACGATTGAAGACCTTATCAATCACAATCTTGCTAATTAGCGCCGCGCTTGCGCAATTGCCGGCAGTCAATGAAAGTGCCGGTACGACAGGATTTTCCACACTCAAGATTGTGTATTCCGCTCGCGCCGTTGCTTTGGGACAGGCTCTTACCGGAGTCTGCGAAAGTCCCGATGGATTGCATTTTAACCCCGCCGCCATCATCCGTATGGAAAACAAAGAGGTCGGCACCACCTATATGAATTATTTCATCGATGCCAAGGGCGGACAGGTGCAATATCTGTTGCCGCGCGACAAATTCATCGGCTGGGGTTTCTTCCTAAAGTATCTGAATTGGGGGGAAATCGACCGCACGGACGTCGATTCTTCCGGAAACCTAATCGAGAGCGGCGAGACCTTTGGCGCCTATAACTTCATCGCCGGAGCCTCGACGTCCCGCTATATCAGCGACGCCATCGATGTCGGCGGAACCCTCAAAGTGATCTATGACCAGATCGACGATGCCGCCGCCGCCGCCATACTTCTGGATCTTGGGATGATCCATCATCCGGCTAACGAGAAAGTGAAGGTGGGGCTGAGCGTACGTAATATCGGCAGGCAGATAAGCTATTACACAGAAAACAAATACGCGGAAAAACTGCCGCTAACCTACGCCGCCGGGCTCAGTTATCGTTTCAACGACCAGTTTTTTTCCATGTTCGATATCAGCAAAGCCACCGGCGAGAATTTCGCAGCAAAGTTTGGCTTGGAATATAGCATCAATTCCGATCTGCAATTGCGAGCCGGCTTTCGCTCCAATGCTGCGGACTGGAACAACGGAGGCACTCTCGGCTTTACTTCCGGAATCTCTCTCGGAGCGGGATGGAGATGGCGCAACTATCGGTTTGACTATGGTTTGTCCTCCTATGGAGACCTTGGCTACGTCAATCAACTTAGCCTAAACTATGAGTTTTAACAGCAATGAGGAGCGCGGAGGAAAGCCAAGCCCGCGCAAAGATCTATTGATCGAGATCGGAGTGGAGGAAATCCCCGCCGATCACATTGGTGCAGCGCTTGATTATATCCGGAATAGCTTTTTGGAATTGATGCAAAGCTCTGGGCTTTCATATCGGAACATTCGCATGGGCTCGACGCCCCGGCGCTTTGCATTGGTGGTAAATCAGATTCAGGATCAACAGGAAGACCTGATGGTGGAGCGCAGCGGTCCTGCTGTCAGGATCGCCTATGAAAAAGACGGCAATCTCACTCCGGCGGCTTTGGGGTTTTTGAAGAAAAACGCCGCCACGCCGGAAGACATCATCATCAGCAAAACCGACCGAGGTGATTTTATCGGTTTGAAGTTCGTGCAGCCGGGAAGAAGCGCTAAAGAGATATTGACCGAGTGGTGCGAAAACCTCGTCCCCCGCATACCCTTTCCCAAAACTATGATCTGGAAAGACGCGAAGCTCGCTTTTTCACGTCCGGTCAGGTGGATCTGTGCGCTATGGGATGCGGAAGTGTTGCCGCTTTCCATAATCGGTCTATCAAGTGACAGATACAGCTATGGCAACCGCTATCTGGGGCTGGATAACAAGGTGGAGATATCTCATCCCGATGACTATTTTCCGGCGCTTAAAAAAATAGCCGTGCTTGCCGACCGGGAGGCACGCAAAACCGCGCTCAACGAATCTCTGGCAAAGGTCTGCGGAGATTCCGGCTTGAGAGTGACTCCCGATGAAAGGTTGGCGGAAACGGTCATCGATCTGGTGGAATTTCCCGTGGCGGTGTTGGCAGAATTTGACGCTCATTTCCTCAGTCTGCCGGAAAAGATCATCACCTCCACCATCAGTCAGAACCAGAAATACTTCTCGGTGTTTGATATAAACGGACATTTGAGCAATTCCTTCGTTTTCGTCTCCAATGGCGATCCCGCACATTCCGATCTGATCCGCCGAGGCAATGAAAAAGTGGTGAAAGCGCGTCTCTCCGATGCGATCTGGTATTTCAATGAAGACACCAAGCAACCGCTGGAGCGCTATCTACCGCGCTTAAAAGACGTGGTTTTTCAATCCAAACTGGGAAGCGTGGCGGAAAAATGCGCGCGCATCCAGACAATTACAAAACATATCTGCGAAGAACTGAAACTGGATCAACCCGCCGCGGAAAAAGCATTGCGCTGTGCCCTGCTTTGCAAGGCTGATTTGGTGACAACCATGCTCGGCGAAAAAGAGTTTACCAAACTCCAGGGCTATATCGGCAAACAATATGCCCTTGCCGGCGGTGAGGACTTTGAAGTAGCCGAAGGCATCTATGAACACTATCAACCCCGCGGATCCAACGATGCGTTGCCAAAGACCCTGTGCGGAGCGATCGTCGCCGTGGCAGACAAGCTGGATACCGTTTGCGGGATCATCGGCATCGGAATGATACCCACCGGTTCAGCGGATCCATTTGCTCTGCGCAGAGCCGCCAACGGAGTGGTGCAGATCATTGTTGATCAAAGCTGGAACATCGATTTTGAGCACCTTCTGTCCTTTGCGTTTAATCTGGTCAAAGCCTCTCGCGAGACCGACGCCAAAGCAGCGCAGAACATCAATAGCTTTTTCAAACAGCGCATCGTCTGGCTGCTCAAGCAGATGGACATCGAATATGACGTCATTGACAGCGTCTCGCACATCCGCCATGGTAATCTGAACGATCTGATCAGCCGTTCAAGGGCATTGCAAAAGATCAAGGCACACGATGATTTTATCCGCCTGGTGATCGGTTTCAAACGCGTGGCGAACATCATCGCGAGTGAGAAAGC is a window from the Candidatus Cloacimonadaceae bacterium genome containing:
- the glyS gene encoding glycine--tRNA ligase subunit beta, which produces MSFNSNEERGGKPSPRKDLLIEIGVEEIPADHIGAALDYIRNSFLELMQSSGLSYRNIRMGSTPRRFALVVNQIQDQQEDLMVERSGPAVRIAYEKDGNLTPAALGFLKKNAATPEDIIISKTDRGDFIGLKFVQPGRSAKEILTEWCENLVPRIPFPKTMIWKDAKLAFSRPVRWICALWDAEVLPLSIIGLSSDRYSYGNRYLGLDNKVEISHPDDYFPALKKIAVLADREARKTALNESLAKVCGDSGLRVTPDERLAETVIDLVEFPVAVLAEFDAHFLSLPEKIITSTISQNQKYFSVFDINGHLSNSFVFVSNGDPAHSDLIRRGNEKVVKARLSDAIWYFNEDTKQPLERYLPRLKDVVFQSKLGSVAEKCARIQTITKHICEELKLDQPAAEKALRCALLCKADLVTTMLGEKEFTKLQGYIGKQYALAGGEDFEVAEGIYEHYQPRGSNDALPKTLCGAIVAVADKLDTVCGIIGIGMIPTGSADPFALRRAANGVVQIIVDQSWNIDFEHLLSFAFNLVKASRETDAKAAQNINSFFKQRIVWLLKQMDIEYDVIDSVSHIRHGNLNDLISRSRALQKIKAHDDFIRLVIGFKRVANIIASEKAPMIVTPALFAETMETKLYQELMALRLRIDALLKRFDYDAVIAKLIAFGKHIDDFFDAVLVNCDDPQMRANRHALMDEVKSEFLRVADITQIVVENDSQEIR
- a CDS encoding PTS sugar transporter subunit IIA; the encoded protein is MNKLFQPDLVKIVEKFDDKNDCLNYLTMQLADSGCLSFPDRFLAAVKGREEIMSTGIGRGVAIPHARDLTVSCLNIAVCMIREPLDFQAVDNLPVQLVFMIAVPQSSNKEYMKILRSLSEFLRQDENRNKLLTAITEMELFEYVHTIEDLINHNLAN
- a CDS encoding PorV/PorQ family protein, whose protein sequence is MFIRLKTLSITILLISAALAQLPAVNESAGTTGFSTLKIVYSARAVALGQALTGVCESPDGLHFNPAAIIRMENKEVGTTYMNYFIDAKGGQVQYLLPRDKFIGWGFFLKYLNWGEIDRTDVDSSGNLIESGETFGAYNFIAGASTSRYISDAIDVGGTLKVIYDQIDDAAAAAILLDLGMIHHPANEKVKVGLSVRNIGRQISYYTENKYAEKLPLTYAAGLSYRFNDQFFSMFDISKATGENFAAKFGLEYSINSDLQLRAGFRSNAADWNNGGTLGFTSGISLGAGWRWRNYRFDYGLSSYGDLGYVNQLSLNYEF